In Nitrososphaera sp., the sequence CTTCCTTGACATAGGGCTCTTTGGTTACGGATACTTCTTCGCTGCTGACTGGAATATTGATTTCTGTCTTTTCCTGTACCGGCCTTGAAGCGGTAGTCGAACTTGATGGAGGCCTCCTCTCTACGCTTATCTCTTCATGCGTGACAGGCACTTCGACTGTCTTTGTTTCTGTCACCGGTTCTTTGGTAATCGTTGCCTCGCTAGTTGATACTCTCTTTGAGACGTTCAACCGCTCTTCAATGACCGGAATCCTGGTTTCAATGTCTGCAGGGGCGTTCGTCTCTCTATACCGGGTATACTCGGTGTAATCTGGCGCAGAATCTCGTCTGAATGATTCCAGCTGGTTTCCTGATGAGTTGAACCATAGTGTGTGGCCGTCAAATCCTTCTACCAGGTATTTTGGGACATAGAACTTGTCTTTGCTGATCAGGCCTCTCTTTGTCAAGACATAATTTCTGCCAACTTCCTGCACTTCTCCAAAGTCGGAGTCGTCGGTTCCTCGTGCTTCCTTCTTGATTACATCTTCCCATGCAATCGAGTTTGTATTAGATGCCATGCCTCCCCGCGCACCAAATGATATTTAGTATCTGTCGTACAGCTCTCGATAAGGAGATTCTAAACACAAGACACTAAAGAATTAGCTGAAATAAATCGACGGATAGTGGCTTCAACAATAGCACAATATGCCTTCGGGGTTGCTATTTCTATTTAGTGATTGCAGAACAAAATATGATCTAAAGTCGGTCTCCCGGCCTGCTGCTGTTGCCGGTCTATCAGGCTGCCGTTGTGTGCAGATCTGAACGCGTGGACTCTGCCGGTGCAGTGACAGTTGACTCGAGCGTTCGCTCTGTCCCATCGGGATACCGTATTTTGATTTTCTCGCCGGCTAGCTCGATTGAAATCTTTTGATTCTCGGTAACCTTTGCTTTTGTAATTACTGCGTCCTTGTATTTCACCATCCTCTTGCTTATCCTGACCTGTTCGCTATAGAGGGGGATTATCTTTTGCAGTGCAGTATCCTCCTCGACAAGTGGAACTAGTTGCCTGTCGTCTAGGGCTTGTGCGTCCTGCCGTGCATTCCTATCACTCTTGTCAGCTGATTTTGTTGCCTTGTCAATAAACGAAAGTATCGAGTCGAGCCCGCCTTTTTCACCAAATTTCTTCCCGTTGACATAGATTTCTTCATATCTTATTGGGATCTGCACGGTCTTTACTGCGGTGACCCACCTCTTCTCGATAACAAATTCCTGCCGCGTTGTCTTTTTAGATATCGAATAGCTCTCACCCATCACCGGGATGCTCTTATCAAACTGATACTCAGAATCTTTACTGCTTT encodes:
- a CDS encoding YsnF/AvaK domain-containing protein, yielding MASNTNSIAWEDVIKKEARGTDDSDFGEVQEVGRNYVLTKRGLISKDKFYVPKYLVEGFDGHTLWFNSSGNQLESFRRDSAPDYTEYTRYRETNAPADIETRIPVIEERLNVSKRVSTSEATITKEPVTETKTVEVPVTHEEISVERRPPSSSTTASRPVQEKTEINIPVSSEEVSVTKEPYVKEEVAIKKEPVTETKTVSDTVTKEKVSVKRSGD
- a CDS encoding DUF2382 domain-containing protein, giving the protein MTDDGQNKPLTPLQESSKDSEYQFDKSIPVMGESYSISKKTTRQEFVIEKRWVTAVKTVQIPIRYEEIYVNGKKFGEKGGLDSILSFIDKATKSADKSDRNARQDAQALDDRQLVPLVEEDTALQKIIPLYSEQVRISKRMVKYKDAVITKAKVTENQKISIELAGEKIKIRYPDGTERTLESTVTAPAESTRSDLHTTAA